From Cydia strobilella chromosome 4, ilCydStro3.1, whole genome shotgun sequence, the proteins below share one genomic window:
- the LOC134740937 gene encoding zinc finger and SCAN domain-containing protein 2-like: MEVFLYNSTVCRLCGEENDNGTLLYSSEENSQNLSEIINTYLPIKVSDDGELPRTICPGCTIQIEATVEFITLIINGQKIIRELHQREREYKKTLFNNAVASEPEIITEKIVYEINTSDGVYQVEHPIALQVAGLEKPKRKRGRPPKKPKTPDELAQEAAARLQVEEAKVSQKEEELQGKRRRKTPTRFKEAVQGKELDRIFKEEGVTDGDDSDTEAKPEADKPPVSKEPEVIGHMEASGELVVVVKGKGRGRPKGRMRPTREQCAICGMEFSCVGRYMSHVAAHGPVQYRCGCGQTFPTRLMFTTHQRNAAHEGQTVIPCDTQVRRICGQAFPTRPMFTTHQRNAAHEGQTVIPCDTQNRENPQTSLIKTEQPPESSEELPSVEKLVSNVQDTTLPAAVPDADTTETVDTTPDEKPEVAPEATPPETEVETVTIVLGPSGKPKLKCPQCDKMFSNKQSRSLHIKAVHEGAKPYVCVECGASFAYPRSLALHAHSHRRAQHTKGFACDLCGKVLNHPSSVVYHKEAEHTGQRYVCGKCGKLFKHKQLLQRHQLVHSQARPYSCKICSTSFKTKANLLNHALLHSGVKRFACELCKHRFAHKTSLTLHMRWHSGLKPYTCKTCGKSFSQKGNLSEHERIHTGEKPYQCAQCPRRFTTSSQHRLHARRHQADTERPHVCNHCGKRFVCRSSWLAHMRRETRAMGGLARHRCSVCGRGFGERWALLKHQRRHTGERPFRCPLCPRAFADCSNLNKHKKQVHKQVSLLVDKNLPVPPLVAPAPAPALAPAPAPAPAPVPASPQDERVIYVAYDVDSGPTAFHIVETDQMTTIENETVLKDTLYSGSSLLRRPELPEPEPVEQMEQVEHVLEEMEPVVLEESEHMPVTDEQGNPLHFTMQDGTRLAITSADGKSLQVITQDGQTIPVEINGYADEEEIENPDTIVHQLNLQKTVDNDGASHVAHYFTIV, from the exons ATGGAAGTCTTTCTGTATAATTCTACTGTTTGTAGATTATGTGGGGAAGAAAATGATAATGGAACATTGTTATATTCTAGtgaagaaaatagccaaaactTAAGTGAAATCATTAATACCTATTTACCGATCAAG GTATCAGATGACGGTGAATTACCACGGACCATATGTCCAGGATGTACTATTCAGATAGAAGCCACTGTAGAATTTATAACCTTGATAATAAATGGACAG AAAATAATAAGAGAGCTGCATCAGCGGGAAAGGGAATATAAGAAGACATTGTTCAACAATGCAGTGGCAAGTGAGCCTGAGATTATCACCGAGAAGATTGTTTATGAGA TTAACACTAGCGATGGTGTCTACCAAGTGGAGCACCCAATCGCCCTCCAAGTGGCAGGCTTGGAGAAGCCCAAACGCAAGCGTGGCCGGCCCCCAAAGAAGCCCAAGACTCCTGATGAGTTGGCGCAGGAGGCCGCTGCCAGGCTGCAGGTTGAGGAGGCCAAGGTTAGCCAGAAGGAGGAGGAGTTGCAGGGGAAACGGAGGAGGAAGACTCCTACAAGATTCAAAGAAGCTGTGCAG GGCAAAGAGCTAGACAGGATATTCAAAGAGGAGGGAGTGACCGACGGCGACGATAGTGATACCGAAGCTAAGCCCGAAGCGGACAAGCCTCCCGTGTCCAAGGAGCCCGAGGTCATAGGGCATATGGAGGCCTCTGGAGAACTCGTGGTCGTTGTTAAGGGCAAAGGCCGGGGGAGGCCGAAAG GTCGCATGCGTCCGACGCGCGAGCAGTGCGCCATCTGCGGCATGGAGTTCTCTTGCGTCGGCCGCTACATGTCGCACGTGGCCGCGCACGGGCCCGTGCAGTACCGCTGCGGCTGCGGACAGACCTTCCCCACCAGACTCATGTTCACCACGCACCAGAGGAACGCCGCACACGAGGGACAGACTGTCATTCCATGCGACACGCAGGTGAGACGCAT CTGCGGGCAGGCCTTCCCCACCAGACCCATGTTCACCACGCACCAGAGGAACGCCGCACACGAGGGACAGACTGTCATTCCATGCGACACGCAG AACCGAGAGAACCCCCAAACGTCTTTGATAAAGACGGAGCAGCCGCCAGAGTCGTCCGAAGAACTGCCCTCAGTAGAAAAGCTCGTCAGCAATGTGCAGGATACCACGCTACCGGCCGCCGTGCCGGACGCCGACACGACGGAGACCGTCGACACAACACCGGACGAGAAACCGG AAGTGGCACCAGAAGCAACTCCGCCAGAGACTGAGGTGGAAACGGTAACGATCGTGCTCGGTCCGTCCGGCAAGCCCAAACTCAAGTGTCCGCAGTGCGACAAGATGTTCAGCAACAAGCAGAGCCGCTCGCTACACATTAAG GCGGTGCACGAAGGCGCGAAACCGTACGTGTGCGTAGAGTGCGGAGCATCGTTCGCGTATCCTCGCTCGCTCGCCCTACACGCTCATTCGCACCGGAGAGCTCAGCACACTAAAGGCTTCGCCTGCGATCTCTGTGGGAAG GTGCTGAACCATCCATCATCCGTGGTATACCACAAGGAAGCCGAGCACACAGGCCAGCGCTATGTGTGCGGCAAATGCGGCAAACTGTTCAAACACAAGCAGTTGTTACAGCGGCACCAGCTCGTGCACTCCCAGGCGCGGCCTTACAGCTGCAAG ATCTGTAGCACATCGTTCAAGACGAAGGCGAACCTTCTGAACCACGCGCTGCTTCACTCCGGCGTGAAGCGTTTCGCGTGCGAGCTGTGCAAGCACCGATTCGCGCACAAGACCAGTCTCACGCTACACATGAGGTGGCATTCTG GCCTAAAACCATACACCTGCAAAACATGCGGCAAGAGCTTCAGTCAAAAAGGCAACCTCTCCGAGCACGAGCGTATCCACACGGGCGAGAAACCATACCAGTGCGCTCAATGCCCGCGGCGGTTCACCACGTCCTCGCAGCACCGGCTgcacgcgcgccgccaccaggccgACACCGAGCGACCGCACGTCTGCAACCACTGCGGGAAGCG GTTCGTCTGCCGCTCGTCGTGGCTGGCGCACATGCGGCGCGAGACGCGCGCCATGGGCGGGCTGGCGCGGCACCGCTGCTCGGTGTGCGGGCGCGGGTTCGGGGAGCGCTGGGCGCTGCTGAAGCACCAGCGCCGCCACACCGGCGAGCGCCCCTTCCGCTGCCCGCTGTGCCCCCGCGCCTTCGCCGACTGCTCCAACCTCAACAAGCACAAGAAG CAAGTGCACAAGCAAGTCAGCCTGCTAGTGGACAAGAACCTACCGGTGCCGCCGTTGgtcgcccccgcccccgcccccgccctcgcccccgcgcccgcccccgcccccgcccccgtcCCCGCCAGCCCGCAGGACGAGCGCGTTATATACGTAGCGTATGATGTCGACTCCGGACCCACCGCCTTCCACATCGTCGAGACCGATCAG ATGACGACAATAGAAAACGAGACAGTGCTAAAAGACACCCTATACTCCGGCTCCTCGCTCCTGCGGCGGCCTGAACTTCCCGAACCAGAACCCGTGGAACAGATGGAACAGGTGGAACATGTTCTGGAGGAGATGGAACCGGTGGTGTTGGAGGAGAGTGAACATATGCCG GTGACGGACGAGCAAGGGAACCCGCTGCACTTCACGATGCAGGACGGCACAAGGCTCGCCATCACTTCAGCCGACGGGAAGTCTTTGCAG GTTATCACTCAAGATGGCCAGACGATACCAGTGGAAATCAACGGTTACGCAGACGAAGAG GAAATAGAAAATCCGGACACGATAGTACACCAACTCAACCTGCAGAAAACTGTCGACAACGATGGGGCTTCCCACGTCGCCCACTACTTCACCATCGTCTAA
- the LOC134740796 gene encoding translationally-controlled tumor protein homolog, protein MRIYKDIITGDEMFSDTYRMKLVDEVLYEVTAKLVQRTQGDIQIEGFNPSAEEADEGTDSAVETGLDIVLNHRLVETYAFGDKKSYTLYLKDYMKKLVEKLNEKAPDQVEVFKTNMNKVMKDILGRFKELQFFTGESMDCDGMVAMCEYRDIDGQQVPIMMFFKHGLEEEKF, encoded by the exons ATGAGAATCTATAAAGATATTATTACTG GTGACGAGATGTTCTCGGACACATACAGAATGAAGCTGGTCGATGAAGTACTTTACGAAGTGACCGCTAAACTTGTGCAGAGAACCCAGGGCGATATCCAGATCGAGGGTTTCAACCCCTCGGCTGAGGAGGCTGATGAGGGCACAGACTCTGCCGTGGAGACTGGATTAGACATAGTTCTCAACCACAGGCTTGTGGAGACATACGCCTTCGGTGACAAAAAGTCTTACACACTGTACCTTAAGGACTACATGAAAAA ATTAGTTGAAAAACTAAATGAGAAGGCGCCCGACCAAGTAGAGGTGTTTAAGACCAACATGAACAAAGTTATGAAGGACATCCTCGGCAGGTTTAAGGAACTACAGTTCTTCACCGGCGAGTCCATGGACTGCGACGGTATGGTGGCCATGTGCGAGTACAGAGACATTGATGGCCAGCAAGTGCCAATCATGATGTTCTTCAAGCATGGTCTAGAAGAAGAGAAGTTCTAA